In one Zalophus californianus isolate mZalCal1 chromosome 10, mZalCal1.pri.v2, whole genome shotgun sequence genomic region, the following are encoded:
- the S100A14 gene encoding protein S100-A14 isoform X2, translating to MGQCRSANAEDAQEFSNVERAIETLIKNFHQYSVEGGKETLTASELQDLVTQQLPHLMPSNCGLEEKIANLGSCNDSKLEFGSFWELIGEAARSVKLESPVRGS from the exons ATGGGACAGTGTCGGTCCGCCAATGCTGAG GATGcgcaggaattcagcaatgtggagAGGGCCATTGAGACCCTCATCAAGAACTTCCACCAGTACTCtgtggagggtgggaaggagacgCTGACCGCCTCCGAACTACAGGACCTGGTCACCCAGCAGCTGCCCCACCTCATGCCG AGCAACTGTGGGCTGGAAGAGAAAATTGCCAACTTGGGCAGCTGTAACGATTCTAAACTGGAGTTTGGGAGTTTCTGGGAGCTGATTGGAGAAGCAGCCAGGAGTGTGAAGCTGGAGAGCCCTGTCCGGGGCAGCTGA
- the S100A14 gene encoding protein S100-A14 isoform X1, whose product MLGSGVGGSLCAFQLSSAPLARVLLGGWSLPDVGDVPCPQDAQEFSNVERAIETLIKNFHQYSVEGGKETLTASELQDLVTQQLPHLMPSNCGLEEKIANLGSCNDSKLEFGSFWELIGEAARSVKLESPVRGS is encoded by the exons ATGCTGGGCTCTGGAGTGGGTGGGAGCCTCTGTGCCTTCCAGCTGTCTTCTGCCCCATTAGCCAGGGTGTTGTTGGGTGGGTGGAGCCTCCCTGATGTTGGTGATGTCCCCTGCCCTCAGGATGcgcaggaattcagcaatgtggagAGGGCCATTGAGACCCTCATCAAGAACTTCCACCAGTACTCtgtggagggtgggaaggagacgCTGACCGCCTCCGAACTACAGGACCTGGTCACCCAGCAGCTGCCCCACCTCATGCCG AGCAACTGTGGGCTGGAAGAGAAAATTGCCAACTTGGGCAGCTGTAACGATTCTAAACTGGAGTTTGGGAGTTTCTGGGAGCTGATTGGAGAAGCAGCCAGGAGTGTGAAGCTGGAGAGCCCTGTCCGGGGCAGCTGA